The nucleotide sequence GGAAATATGGAGAATTGGATTTCTCACTCAGTCCGATATGTCAGTAGTTAATCTCGATCAAATGGTGGCCGTTTATCTTCCGCATTCTTACGCCGTTTCCGGCTGGGTAATTATCACCAAATATAATAATATCAAAGAGGTAACTGGAATGAGTGCCGCGGAAGCGATGAAATTTGCCGTAAGCGGAGGTGTAGCCGGTTTCCATTCAGATGACAACGTTTTCAAAGCACCAGAGTAGTTTTTTGTTAGATTTCAGATGTCAAATGTCAGATGATGGAAGTTTTTAAACTTTCTCATTGTTTGCTGTGGACATCAAGGATAAAATTCAATTTTTTGCGATGTGGAACATCAAATTTCCTGCATCTATCGTCCAACAAAATCATCTATTATGAAACTACCATACGCAGAACCATTTAGAATCAAAATGGTCGAAGAAATATATCAATCCACAAAAGAACAACGCGAACAATGGCTGAAAGAGGCTAACTATAATTTATTTAATTTAAGAAGTTCACACGTCTTTATCGATTTGCTTACCGACAGTGGAACAGGCGCAATGAGCGACAAGCAATGGGCTGCGCTGATGATTGGCGACGAGAGTTACGCCGGTTCGCGCTCCTTCGAAGCTTTACAAAAAACTGTTGAAAAGATCACGGGTTTTCCTTATCTGTTACCAACGCACCAAGGTCGTGCCGCAGAAAATGTACTCTTTTCGGTTTTAGTCAAAGAAGGTGATGTGGTTCCTGGAAATTCTCACTTCGATACTACAAAAGGTCATATCGAATTCCGAAAAGCCCACGCCATCGATTGTACCATTGACGAGGCTTTTGACATCAATAATCTTCATCCGTTTAAAGGTAATCTTGATCTTGAGAAATTGGAAGCTGTTTACAAAACACATCCTAAAGAAGAAATTCCTTTTTGTTTGATTACAATAACTTGTAACTCTTCCGGAGGACAGCCGGTTTCTTTGGAAAACATCAAAGCCGTAAAAAAATTATCCGACCAATATGGGATTCCGGTTTTGTTTGACTCGGCAAGATTTGCGGAAAATGCTTATTTTATAAAGAAAAGAGAAGAAGGGCAGCAGCACAAAACGATTAAGGAAATTTGTAGAGAAATTTTCTCTTATGGAGACGGAATGACGATGAGCTCCAAAAAGGATGGTCTGGTAAATATTGGTGGATTTATCGCCTTGAAAAACAGAGATATTTTTGAGAAAGCATCTAACTTCACGATAATCTATGAAGGGTTTATTACCTACGGCGGAATGGCAGGAAGGGATATGTCGGCATTGGCTGCGGGTCTGAAAGAAGCTACTGAATTTCCTTACTTGGAGAGTAGGATTTCGCAGGTGGAATATCTTGGTAACAAATTGATGGAAGCAGGGATTCCTGTTCAGAAACCTATTGGCGGACACGCTGTTTTTATTGATGCGCTTAATTTTTTGCCCAACATAAAAAGAGAAGAATTCCCGGCGCAGACTTTGGCAATTGAACTTTACAAAGAAGCCGGCATCCGTGGTGTAGAAATCGGGACATTATTGGCAGACCGAGATCCTGAAACCAGAGAAAACCGATATCCAAAACTTGAATTGGTACGATTGGCAATTCCGAGAAGAACTTACACAAATAATCATATGGATTATGTGGCGGCGGCCGTGAAAAATGTTTTCGAAAGACGGAACGAAATTTCAAAAGGCTATAAAATAAAACACGAGCCAGCTATCCTGAGACACTTTACTGTGCAGCTGGATAAAGTATAAAATAGAAGAGAGCAAACTTTGCTCTCTTTTTTATTTTCTATCTTTCTTCTCTCGTTTAAATTGCTGCGTGGTGGCAGATTGCTGTCCAGGCGCTTCTAATCCCGGTCTACCCGGTCCGGAAGAAGGTGCAGATATTTTCATCTTTTCTACCATTTCCAGGTCTTCTTGTGTTTTAGGATTTTCCTGTGTTGAGTTTTGGGAAATAGTGTTTCCGGACTCGTCCGTAAGTTCCAGTTTTACATCACTTTTCAAAAATTTGAGAAGATCTTTTGCTTTTTTACCTTCTGGCGTATTGCCATAATTTAAGGCGATTTGTTCCAACTGAAGGATCATAATCTCTTTACCGGCTGTTTTGCCACTGTTGTAAGCATTAAGTAAGTAGAATTTAGGAACCAGTGCGTCTTTCGGATTGTCAGCAATGGCTTTATCAATCATTGCAGAAGATTCGGTATATTTTTCAGTCAAGTAAAGTTTGTAGGCATCGGCATACAATTTCTCGACGCTTTCTGTGGACTTATTGAAATCTTTGCTTTTCGGATTTTTCACGAATTCTGCATAAGAAGTATAAGGATATTTTTGCAGAATAATCTGTTTAGCTCTTTCTGCATCGGCAGGATTTTTTTCGTAGTTGAAAATGAAGATGTTGTAAAGTGCCATAAGATCAGTTTCTTCATCCGGCTTACTATCCACAAGATCATATAAGGTTTTAGTTGCCAGCTTTGTGTTCCCGAAGAAATTTTCATACATCCTTCCCATCCCAAGACTTGCGGTATCTCTTTGTTTTTTTAGATTGGCTAGTTCTTGTTTGGAAGTCGGAATTTTTTCTATATAAAATTCTGGTTCCAAACGTCTGGGATCCGGCACATTTGCAATTCCCAACGCTTCATTCTTCATATCTTCTATGGTAGCTGCTTTTGCAGAATACCGCCAGTTGTCCTGAAGCGTTCTGCTTCCCCAGACTTGTCGGAAAGCATTTTCACCTCTCGGAATGTTGTTGGAATTGGCAAAATAAAATGTAGATCCGCCGGTATTGATTCCAAAATTCTGAAAACTATTGCTGTCTGTAGAATTATTAGCAAAAATAGAATTAGCATTGTAATCACTATTATCAAAACCTTTGCTTCGCTCGGCTTTTCTTTTCTCAAGTTCTGCTGCAGCTTCTTTTTGCTTGATTTTGTCGATGTATTTTGTGAAATAGTCTCGTTTCTCGGCGTCTGTCATTTTTGTAAGAGCCAGAATACTGTCATTCTTTTTCACAATATAATAGTTCTTAGACAGTTTTTTGATATTTGCCGTTAGTTCTGTAAGTCGGTCTTTTTCAGGCTTGTAGGACATTACCGCTAGTGCGCTGTCATAATAGATACCCGCTGTTAGATAATCATCTTTAGCAAAGTATTTTTTTGCCAGCTCGGAGTAAGTCAGCCCTCTGATTTGCGGATCCGATTGTTTTTCCTTTAATGCTTTTCTGAAAAAAGAATCGGCTATAGAATCTTTTGTTGCAGAGGCGGCCACCAATCCGCTGGCATAATAAAGCTCATTTTTCCGGGATGCATAAGTTCCTTTTTTTGCAATCTTATCCAGATAAGCCATCGCTTCTTCATAGCTGTCTGCTTTTCCGTCAAAGGTTTTTGCAATTTCTATCTGAGATTTAACCTCAAATTCATAGCTGTTGGCATATTTGTATGCGGCTGCAAAAGATTCTCTTGCTTCTGATTTTTTTCCAAGACCAGCAAGAATCTGACCTCTTAGGAAGGCAATTCTGCTTTTTGTTTTTCTATTTTTATTGTAGGTAAAAGCATCTTCCAGAACTTCTGCAGCCAATTCTTTTTTACCCCATTTCAGAAAATTATCAGCCTGATAGACTTTTAAAATTCTAAGTTGTTCTCTACTAAGTTTGATTTTAGGATCCTCTTCCAAATTACGGAAAACTTCATCTGCACGGTAATATTCCTTCATTTTGGTGTAGTTTGCAGCTTGATATATTTTTGCCAGAGGAAGACGTTTATCTTTGCTCATCGTGTTAAAGATATAACTAAGCGCATCCAGAGATTCAAGGTATTTTCCCTGATACATTCTAGCTTTTGCCAAGAGCATATAAGCATCGAAAATCTTCTTGTTTTTTTCCACGCCGCTCACCAGAACGGAATATTTACTGATGGTTTTTAGTGCTTTGGCTTCGGTAATCTGCAGGGCTGTAGCACCTTTTTTGTTAGACTGGGAAGAGGAGAAATTCCCAGAAAAATTTTGGTTGGACCGCAGACCTCTTGGAGCATCCATATCAGTATCATTTCCTGCGTTGGAAGACATGCCGTTCTGAATGTCTGAAATGTTATCTTCGGTTGTATAAACCGAGATGTAAGGATCGTAAAAATTGTCAATATGAGATTTGTCTCTACTTTCCATCTCTGCCAGAAACGCTTCTCGGCTATTAAAAAGTGTATTATGAAACGTCATAAAACGGTTAATAGGTCCGCTTTTGGTTTTCTTCTTTTTAGTTCGGGGATTGCATGCAGCAACAGAAAATATGGCAAGTATGATTAGTAAATATTTTCTCATCTATTTATTTCAAAATGAAAATTGGAGTTTAATCTGTAAAAATAACGAAATTTTGCCGTGAAAATTATTTAAAGCTCTCAGTTTAAAAAATTCTTTGGAAAACAGCCTAGCTTTTTAAGTTCTTCATAAACCAGATCTACAGGTAAACCCATCACAGAATAAAAAGAACCGGAAATGTTTTTGACTTTTGCCATTCCCAGCCATTCTTGGATCCCGTATGATCCGGCTTTGTCAAAAGGTTTATAAGTTTTGATATAAAATTTAATTTCCTCATCGCTGATTTCCGAGAACTCTACATCCGTTTTGCTGGTTTTACTGATTTCCGAATCCACTGCTTTGAGCGTAAAAGCTGTATAAACCTGATGTACTTTTCCCGAAAGACTTTTTATCATTTCAAAAGCTTCATTCTCTTCTTTGGGTTTGAGAAGAATTTTTTGGTCTAATGCAACAATAGTGTCCGAGGTTAAAAGAATTTCGTTTTCATTCACATCAAAAGCTTTTGCTTTTTTTGCTGAGACATATTCGGCAATCTCATCTGGTTTTAAATCTGAAGGATAAGATTCATCAACATCGATTTTAACGATATCGAATTGATAACCTAATTGTGTCAGAAGTTCTTTTCGTCTAGGTGAATTGGAAGCTAATAATAGGTTCATTTTCAATTAGTTAATCTGATTTTGTTTCTTCGTCAAGATTCCATTTTCCTTGCACTTTCATCACTTGCTCTATCACATCGCGTACAGCTGCTTTGCCTCCAAAAACTGGTGAAATATAATCTGAAATTGCTTTCACCTCCGGAACTGCATTCGCAGGACAAGCTGAGATTTCTGCCAATTTCATAATTCCAATATCAGGAATATCGTCGCCCATCATCAGAATCTCAGAATCTTGCAAATTATATTTGGATTTGAAATCTTCATAGTCGGAAACTTTGTGGGAAGACTTCGCATAATAATCTTTGATGCCAAGATATTCCATTCTGTTCTGCACCATTGGATCATTTCCGCCAGTAATAATGCCGATTTTGTAACCTTGTTTCAGACATTGTACAACAGCATAACCATCCAGCACGCTCATTACTCTGGACATATTTCTGTCCGGCAGGAGATATACGCTTCCATCTGTAAAAACACCATCTATATCAAACACGAATGCTTTTATATTTTTAAGTTTAGGTAAATAACTCATAATTTTCTGATCAATTGAATAAAAAAAGTCCTCTAGAAAGAGGACTATAAAAATAGTGTTTTATGTCTAATTAAGGGTAAAGTGCTGGTTCTATTTTGTTGTTATTACTTACAAATTTGTCTGCTATAGAAATTGCTACCCTCTTTTTTGATATCCAAAAACATCAATTCTGTTTCAAGAGAGTCTTTCTTTTCTAGATGAGAAGCAAACTTGTATTCGTACATAATCCTTGTTCCTTGAGCAAATGATAATAAGCTCACTGTAATCATCAATAATCATAATATTTTCTTCATACCTAAAAATTTAGTGATATAAAATTTAGCAAAATAAAAAGGCAGACAAAAAGATGAACTGCCTTTTACAAATATAAAATAGAGTTATTTAAAGTTGAACTTTACGGTGAACATAAACTGGCTTGGGCGAATTTTAAATGTATTTCTGGTAATAGAGTTATTCTGGGAATCTACAAGTACAGTTTCATAAATTTTCTTGTTTCCTATATTCAACCATTTAAATTCGAAATCTATTTTCCTTTTCACCCAAGTGTATTGATAAGAAAGATCAAAGAAAGAATTTCTGTAGCTTTCATTTTCAAGATTCGTAGTGATGTCATCCCAGATAAAACCAAAAGTATGATTGTCAGACGGATAGATGTATGTAGCGAGATTATGATTCCAACCACCATTTTTGTTAGTGGAGTTGGAGAACGTATCTGTACTTTTTCTCCAGTTCATACTCAAATTATAATCTACACTTAGCCAGCTGAAATAGGTATTGTTAAATTTCAGTCCGATGGCCTGGGATTCATTTTTAGTAGTAAAGAAAACACTATTTACTTTACTGTAGTTCGTGCTGTTGCTGTTTGTAAAATTAACCGATAAGTTGGTTTTAAATTTTGGAAAATATTTTCCTATCTCTGCTCTCTGGCTGTTGGATTTAGAAGTATTATCATTTTCCTCTACAATGATTGATGTATTACCTGTTTGCTGATCAATGATTCTATTAGTAACAAGGTTGCTGGTATTGTTGCCAATTCTGTAACTTACATTGAAGAATAAGTTGTTCAACGGGTTTCTGTATTCTAATCTTGTGCTGGCATTTCTAGACGTATTAGCCGGAATCGGACTGTTTTTTAACTGTACAAATGCAGGATTGGTAAGTATGTTTCCTTCATACACGTCACCAAAATTTCCAAAATTGTTGTTAATACTTCCAAACGCCCACAATTTGAAGAAGGATGCAAAATCGTAGCTTGCAAACAAATTAGGTTCGAAGCGTGTTTTGCTG is from Epilithonimonas vandammei and encodes:
- a CDS encoding Maf family nucleotide pyrophosphatase, which translates into the protein MNLLLASNSPRRKELLTQLGYQFDIVKIDVDESYPSDLKPDEIAEYVSAKKAKAFDVNENEILLTSDTIVALDQKILLKPKEENEAFEMIKSLSGKVHQVYTAFTLKAVDSEISKTSKTDVEFSEISDEEIKFYIKTYKPFDKAGSYGIQEWLGMAKVKNISGSFYSVMGLPVDLVYEELKKLGCFPKNFLN
- a CDS encoding KdsC family phosphatase; its protein translation is MSYLPKLKNIKAFVFDIDGVFTDGSVYLLPDRNMSRVMSVLDGYAVVQCLKQGYKIGIITGGNDPMVQNRMEYLGIKDYYAKSSHKVSDYEDFKSKYNLQDSEILMMGDDIPDIGIMKLAEISACPANAVPEVKAISDYISPVFGGKAAVRDVIEQVMKVQGKWNLDEETKSD
- a CDS encoding tryptophanase, whose protein sequence is MKLPYAEPFRIKMVEEIYQSTKEQREQWLKEANYNLFNLRSSHVFIDLLTDSGTGAMSDKQWAALMIGDESYAGSRSFEALQKTVEKITGFPYLLPTHQGRAAENVLFSVLVKEGDVVPGNSHFDTTKGHIEFRKAHAIDCTIDEAFDINNLHPFKGNLDLEKLEAVYKTHPKEEIPFCLITITCNSSGGQPVSLENIKAVKKLSDQYGIPVLFDSARFAENAYFIKKREEGQQHKTIKEICREIFSYGDGMTMSSKKDGLVNIGGFIALKNRDIFEKASNFTIIYEGFITYGGMAGRDMSALAAGLKEATEFPYLESRISQVEYLGNKLMEAGIPVQKPIGGHAVFIDALNFLPNIKREEFPAQTLAIELYKEAGIRGVEIGTLLADRDPETRENRYPKLELVRLAIPRRTYTNNHMDYVAAAVKNVFERRNEISKGYKIKHEPAILRHFTVQLDKV
- the porW gene encoding type IX secretion system periplasmic lipoprotein PorW/SprE; amino-acid sequence: MRKYLLIILAIFSVAACNPRTKKKKTKSGPINRFMTFHNTLFNSREAFLAEMESRDKSHIDNFYDPYISVYTTEDNISDIQNGMSSNAGNDTDMDAPRGLRSNQNFSGNFSSSQSNKKGATALQITEAKALKTISKYSVLVSGVEKNKKIFDAYMLLAKARMYQGKYLESLDALSYIFNTMSKDKRLPLAKIYQAANYTKMKEYYRADEVFRNLEEDPKIKLSREQLRILKVYQADNFLKWGKKELAAEVLEDAFTYNKNRKTKSRIAFLRGQILAGLGKKSEARESFAAAYKYANSYEFEVKSQIEIAKTFDGKADSYEEAMAYLDKIAKKGTYASRKNELYYASGLVAASATKDSIADSFFRKALKEKQSDPQIRGLTYSELAKKYFAKDDYLTAGIYYDSALAVMSYKPEKDRLTELTANIKKLSKNYYIVKKNDSILALTKMTDAEKRDYFTKYIDKIKQKEAAAELEKRKAERSKGFDNSDYNANSIFANNSTDSNSFQNFGINTGGSTFYFANSNNIPRGENAFRQVWGSRTLQDNWRYSAKAATIEDMKNEALGIANVPDPRRLEPEFYIEKIPTSKQELANLKKQRDTASLGMGRMYENFFGNTKLATKTLYDLVDSKPDEETDLMALYNIFIFNYEKNPADAERAKQIILQKYPYTSYAEFVKNPKSKDFNKSTESVEKLYADAYKLYLTEKYTESSAMIDKAIADNPKDALVPKFYLLNAYNSGKTAGKEIMILQLEQIALNYGNTPEGKKAKDLLKFLKSDVKLELTDESGNTISQNSTQENPKTQEDLEMVEKMKISAPSSGPGRPGLEAPGQQSATTQQFKREKKDRK